CGTCGAAATCGTCGGCAATCCATATCTGTCCCTTCAGCGCCCCCGGCTTCCGCTGGGGCTGAACCTTCTCCAGCGGTACCAGTCGCGCCTTCGGCTTACCCGCCTTCGCGATGATGATCTCCTGTCCGGCCGAGGCCTCGTCGACCAGCTTCGATAGCTGGGTCTTCGCCTGGTAGAGGTTAACCGTTTTCGCCACCTGGCCCTCCTGCTTGGTCTACTTGGTCAATCATAGCGGCCGCAGCGGTGATTATCAAGCGGCCCCTACGCCTCGGGTTCCGTCACGGGCTGCGGTTCCAGGACTGCGGGTTTGTGCGGCACTATTCCAGCAGGCAAGACGTGTCGGCTACTCGATCACGACGGGCGTTCCCCTGCCGGCAGCGAGCACCGCGGCCGCGCTGCCGTCGCGCACCGAGATCTCGACCAGGCCGGCGGAGCCGATAATGGCGAGCAACTCGCCGGAGCGAGCCTGGGCATAGGCCTGCCGCAGCGGGCCCACGTTCTGGCCGGCCACCTCGATGCTGCGGGCGTGCGCCGCCCACTCCCCGGGGATGTTGGTGATCAGATTGCCGAAGCGGTCGATGTGGACGACGACGCCGCTGGCGCCGCTCTCCGTGCGCCGGGCTCGGGGCAGCTCGAGACGCACCGGGTCAGAGACCGGCGGCCCCAGCTCGGAGAGCGGCGTGCCGCGCGCGATGTGCGCGGCCACCGGCGCGAAGATGTCCCGGCCGTGAAAGGTCTGCGAGACACTGTCCCGGTAGAACACGGGGTTGGTCAGCGCCACCACCCGCTCGGGCGCAGCCTCGTCCAGGACTCGGGAGAGCACGCCGTTGTCGGGCGCGACCAGGAACCGTCCCTCCACGGCCGCGGCCAGCGCGCGGCGCTCGCTCCCCACGCCGGGGTCCACGACCGCCAGGTGGATCGTGCCGGGCGGATAGAGCCGCCAGTACGCTGCCAGCGCCCAGGCAGCGGCGTGAACGTCCCCCGGCGGGATGTCGTGGGCCGCGTCATCGATCAGCGCGTCGGGCGCCAGGCTGGCGATCACGCCCTTCATGGCCGCCACGTAGCCGTCGGCGGCGCCGAAGTCAGTGAGCAGGGTGATGCGGGTCACGGGGACGGCAGATCTGGGGTTCGGGGCGCC
This genomic window from Gemmatimonadota bacterium contains:
- a CDS encoding type II toxin-antitoxin system Phd/YefM family antitoxin yields the protein MAKTVNLYQAKTQLSKLVDEASAGQEIIIAKAGKPKARLVPLEKVQPQRKPGALKGQIWIADDFDDDLPPEILVGFLGEDETDNHA
- a CDS encoding SAM-dependent chlorinase/fluorinase, yielding MTRITLLTDFGAADGYVAAMKGVIASLAPDALIDDAAHDIPPGDVHAAAWALAAYWRLYPPGTIHLAVVDPGVGSERRALAAAVEGRFLVAPDNGVLSRVLDEAAPERVVALTNPVFYRDSVSQTFHGRDIFAPVAAHIARGTPLSELGPPVSDPVRLELPRARRTESGASGVVVHIDRFGNLITNIPGEWAAHARSIEVAGQNVGPLRQAYAQARSGELLAIIGSAGLVEISVRDGSAAAVLAAGRGTPVVIE